The region GCCACGGATAATGATGTAGAGTATAAAGCTCTAATCAATGGTCTAAAGATGGATTGGAAGTTGGAATTATGAATTTGGTAGCATAGAGTAGGGatgttcacgaaccgagccgagtcgagttttgatcgaacagagccgagctttaattttttttctgacgaaccgagccgagccgagctttcttatcgaacaaaaatcgtgttcgagctcgagctcgttaactaacgagccgaacacgagcttgttcgcgaacataaacgagccgagccgagccgagccgagccagAAAAAATTCTGGTCAACCGATGTTTGACTGTGAAAATAActtatcaaataaatttatttttttttgaaaatttggttatatcactaaaatatatatatcttgacatccatacggttggatcgaggaaaaatattttaaaaaaaatcgaaacaccaattaatgactaaacactagttagtggTAATAATCAAACTactacttgactgttaaaataacaaaccaaataaaattattttggtctgaaaatttggttatatcattaaaatatatttattttgacatccatatggttggatcaattaaaaataattttaaacaagtCGAGATACTAAtacaggactaaacactagttactagtactagtcaaactaatttttgactgttaaaatagcaaaccaaattaaattattttgatctgtaactttggttatatcaataaaatgtatgtattatgacatccatacggttggatcaatataaaatatttttaaaataatcaaaacaacaaatcAGGACTAACCACTAGTTAACGGTAATAGTCAAACTAATACTTGACTGTTAatataacaaaccaaataaaattattttgatctgaaaatttggttatattattaaaatatatttattttgacatccatacggttggatcaattagaaataattttaaacaagTCGAGATACTAAtacaggactaaacactagttaccagtattagtcaaactaatgtttgaacgttaaaatagcaaaccaaataaaattattttgatatgtaactttggttatattactaaaatatatatattatgacatccatacggttggatccatataaagtatttttaaaataatcgaaacaacaaatccggactaaacactagttagcgtTAATAGTCAAACTAATGATTGACCATaaaatagaaaatcaaataaaattatttttgatgtgaaactttggttatatcattaaaatatatattttatgacatccatacggttggatcgacgaaaaatattttaaaaaaagtcGAGACACCAATACAGGACTAAACCCTATTTAGTGGTagtagtcaaactaatgtttgatcgttaaaataacaaaccaaataaaattatcttgatttgaaactttggttatatcactaaaatcTATTTATATTGACATCGATACGGTTGGATCGAtacaaaatatttttaaaaaagtcGAGACACTAATACATGACTAAACACTAATATAATTTTAAACaagttaaaattaaaataaaaatttctaAATCGTGTCAAAATATAGCATATATGGTATGTAAAATGATCGTTGAAAGATGAAAAAAAGTACCGTGAAAtcggatttttaaaaaaatcttacGGTTCGAccggaaaaatcaaattaaattatttaagtAAATAAACCCCTTTCTTGGCCCAACCCAACTAATACTAGCCCACTTTCCTTGCCCAGCCCAACCCCTAATCTAAGTCACTAACCCTAAATTTCTAAAATTCTACATCCTTAAAAGGCTAAAACAACAGCTCGATCCCGCCTCTTCTTCTCATCTCTCTAACTCTTAAAAAACAGCAGCTCGATTCTTACAGAAGTTATGGATCCTTACAGAAATAAGAGCAGTATTCAAATAATCCCTGAAAATGCTGAATTTGAACCATTAAGAAGTTTAGGTGAAGAAAGTCTTGGTGATGAATCTGAAGGCGGTGGTGATGAATATAATCAGCCCCAGCAGCCTGAACAAGAGGAAGTTTcaagaaaaagaaaaagtgcgGTCGTTGATAGTGAAGAATCTAATCAGGAGAAGCCTTATCAGAAgcagcaaagaaagaagaaatctcGTTGCTGGGCGCATTTGGATATTGTTATAGAGAACAACCAGGAGTTTGCAATATGtaaattttacaaaaaaaaaatgaTAAAGGGCAGCACAGGATGCACAACGACATTCAACAGGCACGTGGATAAATGTTTAGCTTCGCACGGATGAACAAATCAAGCAGTCCTTCAGCTTCAATCGAGTGGTTCGAAATCTTCCGAGGTAACAGTGGGTAATTTTATTTATGATCATGCTGAGATGAGAAAAATTGTTTCTCATTATATTTTGGTAAACGAATTACCATTTAGGCACGTAGAAAGTTATATGTTTAATTTGGTGATGAAGACTGCTACTCCATTTTGGCAAAAAATTAGCAGACAAATGGTGAAAAAAGACTGTATTAGTACTTTTGAAATTGAAAGAAACAAATTAAGAGAAACTCTCAAATCAGCTAGAAAGATTAATATTACAACTGATATGTGGACTTCGTCGCATCAAAAACTAGGGTACATGGTTGTCACAGGTCATTGGATTGATTCCGATTGGAAACTTAACATGAGAGTTCTCAATTTTTGTAATGTCCCTCCCCCACATAGTGGTCTAGTAATTTCAGAGGCtgtatttaagtgtttaaatgaTTGGGGAATCATTGATAAAATTGGAACTTTGACTGTGGATAATGCTGCTGCAAATGATGTTGCCCTACGATATTTGAAACAAACTTTTAGTGTTAGAAAGAAATTACCAATTGATGGGAGAATGTTTCATGCACGATGCTGTGCACATATATTGAATTTATGTGTGCAAGATGGGCTAGTACCGACTAaagaaatagttgataaaattcGGGATGGGGTGAAATATGTGGCAGCCTCGGAATCTCGTAGGATTAAGTTTGCTGAGATTTCCATGTCGTTAGGCTTGAAGTGTAAAAAGTTAATTCTAGATGTTTCAACACGTTGGAATTCGACATTTAGTATGCTTTCTTGTGCTATTGAGTTCAAAAATGCTTTTTTAATATATTCCACATCTGATTTGGGGTTCAAAGAGTATGTACCAATGACTGAGGATTGGGAAAGGGTTGAACATGTATGTTCTTTCCTAGAGGTGTTTGCTGATGTCACAAAAGTCATTTTGGGGACGGATTATTCCACTTCAAACTTGTTTTTATCAGAAATCAGGAGAGTCAAGCAAGTAATAGATCAAAAAGCTGTCCACCCTAATGTGCATATTCAAACAATGGCTCGGACAATGGAATTAAAGTTTGAGAAATATTGGGGGGAAACTAATTTGATAATGTCAATTGGCGTCGTCATGGATCCAAGGTTTAAGATGAAGCTTCCAACATTTTGTTTTCCCACCCTTTATCCAATTGCAACTGATTCTGAAAGGAGTTTAATCTATTTGACAAATGCTTTGAATGAGTTGTACTTAGAATATTGTAAGGAAGCGAAAGATGCGAGTAAAGAGAGGAATGAATCAAGTGTATCTTCGTCCGATGCTAGCTTTTTTAGTGCACCACGTGAGATACCACAGGGAATTAATGATTTTGAGAGCTTCATTCGACAAACTGGTGGTATAATTGAGCCTACAAAGTCagaattggaagagtatttgagTGAGAAAATTCTGCCTCAAAGTTCAAAATTCGATGTTCTAGCCTGGTGGAAAGGAAATTCCACAAAATTCCCTGTTTTGTCTAAAATGGCATATGATGTTTTAAGTATTCCTATTAGCACTGTGGCTTCCGAGTCGACTTTTAGCGCTGGGAGTAGAGTTATTGAACCTCACCGATCTTGTTTAAAACCTGAGACAGTTGAAGTGTTATTGTGCGGAGCTGATTGGGTGCGTGAACTGTATGAACTGAAAAAAGCAAAAAAGGTATTAATTTAACCAGCAACGTTGCATATTTTCCAGCCTTATATGCTTTTTTGACAAATCTGacttattttttaaatattttcaggAGGAAGACAAGGATATGGTGATCCATTTAGATTAAATGATGGAATGATGGACCTTGCGTTGTAATGGTAAATATAAGTGATCCCTTTCTGCTTTTCTGATGTTCCCTGTGATTGTTCCCTGATATATTTGTGGACCACTCTCTGATGTTCCCTGTGATTGTTTTAAAATGTTGGAGATTCCGAATCATGTCTGCCTTTGATTATATGCATGTTTGCCTTTCCTGCTTCTCTGATGTTCCCTGTGATTATATGCAtgtttttaaaatcttgaattcTGTACACAATCAGTCTCTGTGAAATAGGATTGGAATGAAGTCTGATGTGTAATCTAAAACAAGAAGTTTTGTGAAAACACTCTACAAAACTTAACCTGTGTTTTAAGCATTGTCAATGTTTTTAGATTCCAGAGTTCCTACAGTCTGAATCTTACCagagaaaatttgaaattcttgatGCACATGCCTTGCGGACTTTTTacataataaaataaagagtGGGTTAATGAGCTCATACGCTATGCTCTGATATGAAGTTTTATGGTAAGAACAATAATGAAGTAGAGACTGGAGAGATTAGCAAAAAGAAAACGAGAGTAGAAACTGGAGAGTAATACCTGATATACCAATATGACAATTTCATTTCATTTTCTGACATATATATTGAAATTGTTACTGGACTAACAAGTAATAATCTCATTTCTAAAGTCCTGCTAAGTAATAATCTCATTTTTTAAATCTATGCTTTAACATCGTAAGTAGTTCAACCTAAGCACTACTATAGCCATCCGAGGCACCTATTAAGATTGATACAGGATGAATGGATGATGTTATTGGAGAGGATGTTGTATGTTATTTCTGCAGCAAATCAGTTATTGACTCTACTGTATATACAAACACTATTGATGCTATTCCCAAACAAAAAAAACACCAAATTCACAACCACCGCCTCCTTGATCTCAGAACATGCCTTAATAATAAATATTGTGTCGTTTGTTATTGTAATGTATTTTACAACACATACTGGATGAAGTAGGAAGCCTTCTTTACTTCAGATGCTTCTTTTCAGGAACATAAGTACTCTTTATTTTTATGCACCCTCGACTATTCAAGGATTTCAAGCTCCTGCTTATCACCATGATACCATCACCCTCTTAATCTTGTGTACCCTATTCCTGATATTCTTGTGTACCTTGATTTATAGTCTAGATAACTCATAAGTTTGAACTCTGAAACAACACGAGTTAGAAATTAATTTGAGTTCTGTTTGGTTTTATTTTGCAAGGATGAACAGGTGGGAGAAGTTGAAGTTCGAGTTAGAAATACGAAGCTGCTGCAACtttattttggttttaaaatttttagattggaatctcaACTCGACTAAAGGAGTATATATGTTATTATGTTGGCACTCCACTTAAAAGTTGAAACTTAAAAAAATGGCAGCTTGAACCTATGTCTATGTATTTCTTTTAAATTTGTGATTGTTCTTACCTGAACTAAGTGATGTAACTCATGATTGATAACATTTTTTTATGAATTATTGGTTATGTAGTTCTGATAATTGTGCTATTGTTGTGTTGTGTGGTGCTTGGCTTTAAGGTTTTTCAGGAAGCACAAATTAAGCTTGTATGTTTAAGGAAAATGTAAACCAAATACTTGTCTTGCTCCTGCTGCTTCACCATCTGTAGCTTTCTTATTTTTTAAGAATTCAAAAAAATCTGCAACTTTCACAGTAGCTTAGCAATCCAGTAGATATCTTGCAGCATGTCCAGAGGTGTTCAAATAAAAGGAATGTATTAGATTAAAATTTAGTATTTACCTATATAAAAATATTCAggatatattttaattttttcgaGCTTTAACGAGCGAGTTCGAGCCGagcgagctcgagccgagctcgagTCGAACACCCTAAaactcggctcgagctcgttttgcttaacgaacacatttgtctgttcgagctcgagctcgagttcgttaacgagccgagccgaacgagctcttaacgagccgagctcgagcttgttcgcgaacagctcggttcgtgaacagccctAGCATAGAGTGATTAAGAGTTGGTTGCCAACCAAGTGAATGAGGGGTTCCAAGCTCGAGGACCTTGAACTGAACTTTACATGAGGTGTGTGCAGTGCCTACTACGGAGGTTTGGCAAAGTTGGATTGAAATGTGTGCTAAGGGAAAAGAACAATATACAGATGTCTTGGAAAAATGGGCTCTCAGATGGAAAGTGTGTTGCTTGGAGGGATTCCATTGGGAATTCAAGAAGTTCTGAGTATTCCCGAAGTAAATATATTGCAAGTCGAAGAGGTCTGAGAATAAACTTTGATGACTCTGATACAAGATTATATCTGTGTATGGACTACGCTggaagacaagggtaaagctccGCGTCTTTGCTATCAAGCAGCGAAATATGCGGAGTATGATAGAGTTCTTTGCCGAAGAGAATTTAATCAACCCCTACTGTAATGTATCGATGGTGAAAAATGTGACTATATCCACAGGGAAGTACATGAGGGAATTTACGGCAACCACTCAGGGGGGGGGGGTTCGCTGGCCATGAAGATTCTAAAAAAAGGTTATTATTGGTCGTCAATGAAAGAAAACGCTTTCAAGTTTATTCGGGCTTGTGATTGTTGCCAACTACTCGACTGCCCCGACTTCCTCTCTAACCTCAATAATAAGTCCTTGGCCTTTTTCCATGTGGGGGATTGATGTAATACCCCCAACTTTTCAGACAATaaattgttgggtttcgagcacataaacacaacggaaatagtaattaaaaatgtaaaagatcagaattttcgaaacccaccgcaggatccatgtgaaaaacatatatttaattcgtagatcagattgtttaccttaagaagttttaccaattggttgactaattgagatccaaagcttgttaaatcaccacgcatcccgctctcgcgatctacgctatatcagtatccacacgaatgcttgaactcaaggattggatgtgtactagcacaaacccgtttcttcttgctctctccatcttctctcttggtggctagggttttagtaaaagtcttgcacaccaaaaaatcagccacacaagagatattatatagagagtagaaaaatgaattataactcttaactaattaggagttattattatttcaaaatttatatttgtattataattaagtctcacttaattatttaacaaataaatttcataattaatattagtaaatttgaatatcattatttatctaattaattaagtcaaacttaattaatattataaataattcaaattactttaatttaatttaaatccaatttaaattaaataatccttcaagcattctttgtgtgtgaccctataagTTATTATTACACTGGCAaagaattttaaatctaatttaaaatcgtaaacaatgagcggcatctagtagtacatcattgctacccaagtaataataattgaatctgtgatcgattaaacctttcgtgaataatgtacaatgtaatataatccctttaaccaaatattatagattaaactagagacatgtaatgtgtcatcctcatcatagtttaatccaagtttccttgatcaatgattagactatcatatcaaatcaacatttgagtgtggccacacatttcatagtctagctcacacaagaggccaataatatcactcctaaaataggagggttaaatcccatctagatcattcatatatTTCATACGATTCATAgtatacccaatgtccacttttatcattacccggtcaaagataacttttaatgaaatcaatgtaaattaattctcgtatagaaatataatgacttcaggtctaaggaccattacatcattatcactgtgagaattacttatgacacaatagacatgtagaatctcacattgggtctgtccagtaccatgtacatataaatctgcctgtgtttttgactttagtatcactatacctatgatcaatgagatgtgatcatcagtcaacaaacacactagtcttaatgcattattattgtcccttaataataatactcgactagggacctttaggaatattgatactactctcataatctcatttctaagtcacgtacttagagatatagaattgcatatcatatttcaaggacatttattaatctaacatttatatcacagtaaattaagaattaataaattataaagagaataatcgatagaacataaacattaataatcctaatgtcttaaactaaaacattatagtgttatctctagggcacaaacactaacaatctcccacttgcactagagccaatcacttatgtatctaatactcattgaactagtatgaccatcgtacttctgctgcgacaaagccttagtcagtaggtctgcaacactatcattactatgcactttacatttatatctccttaatcattaaaatcattaataagaaaatatttcctaaggacatgcctaaacagtctccatggttgttttaaaaaaatatcaatatattcggcttccataaaATCATCAAtattcttgctgtgaactattcaagctaacatcaattatatttagacaaaacacaaaaaagacataaactcgtaatcatccttgtatgtccaaaaattaggttcagaaactagtatcagtgtaaccctttataaccagttccctatcttctccatacaccaaaaataaatctttagtcctctttaagtacttaagaatattcttgaaaataatcaagtgaccctcacctggattagactggtatctgatcgtcatgctcaaagcatacaaaacatcaggataaatacatatcattgtacacattatagatctaATTGCTaacgcatctggaactttctcaaacggcccttatcatctaatgatttagggggcaattatcttttgagatcactatcccatgagacatcgaaacatatcctttctttgtctcttgcataataaaatgatataatactttatcaatgtatgtactctgactaggtcgattaatcttttcaatctatctctatagattttgatccctaatatataggtaacATCGCCAAATTAGTCTTTCACCGAGAgactatttctcaaccaagtcttaacagcctgtagagaaggtatgtcattccatatctgttatatgtcatctatatataatactaggaatgtcacatggctcccactaaccttcttgtaaacacatggttcatcttcattttgaataaaaccaaactctttgaccgtttcatcaaaatgaatattcattctccttgaggcttttttcaatctataaatagatagaagcaacttacaaactatcttagaaAACTTcggatcgacaaaaccctcaggttgtatcatatatacatcatgtTCAAGGCTCCCTtttaagaaagcagttttgacatccattttccaaatctcatagtcaaagtaaacaactattgctaacaaaatcctgatggacttgtgtaacacccccaaatccggggtcggggatctgggttatcacgagttctatttcccttaacaatacttaatctaaataaacaaccaattactgcgtactgtgaccccacaaaatacacacacaccacaagttatagtctcagagatgaataccaaaaataacacaagtcattttattccacaattataagtcattacacctcaaaagggtttctgaataaatttacatattctttgccattattataattcataatatacataagtctggtacatcaacagttgaaaacctagtctattggtagttcctaactcagctacaacggcatcaacgcctacatgaaactgcagaatgtttcctgttcgcttgcgaattgggagcttggtcctgtttatcttgtctatctgttattgtgtgatgaaagaagaaaacaagggtgagcaacgcccaccgaaataatatatataataattaacaaaatatgagcattctcatagtactcatgaaactcttggtcaagaagaattgaaccatgtttgatatcttaacgcgaccaagttgcaaaatattcagtatatatgtatatatacttttcaaaatcttggaaatcctcttccatgcataatatacatagagttacggtttataactgtataataatatcgttgcaaggtgatctcatatatctaaccttgtctcaacatttttcttaaaatctttgtcatgcatagataatcattaactagatataagttgaaaagataaagttacaagatactccaatatacttatatcttttccgaatactacctgaactaccaccattcaagttataatcagtttcaaaaatTCATCgcacagatgagactacaagataagacttgaatagattcaatctttgaaatatcatttgaaagaaatgaagttatgagatacttcattaagttccgatatatatatatacacctatctatatatctcatacaccccttgaaaacctctgttatgaaaattataaacagagttttaatatccaatgaatttgaaaggaagaaagctttggcataaacctgatatcttgctgatcaggcaaatataccaattaagtaaccttttctactagtagatggatgaatcccccaccggtcatcaccctggccgcattaggaccttgtgctggaccgccacccggcttcttacgcgttgatggactgccacccagccacttacactttgatagaccgtaccccggcctgtcgcttatgtcatctcaattagatggacttacttcccgaatgttgggcaagttatcaaattcttttatcaaaaccgcaacctcgttacgaatataaaatacaccacagagccggatccctcagatttttaagcgagtatttaaatccctttcacaaggaagatcttaaatttgaaaacgagttttgagatccgctctaacttttaaatcattttgaagactcgaaaacattttaaagaatgtttagagtaatgatgatttaataaaataaatcagtcccgatatattagaaaatatctgaatattattatttaaataatattcccataaatgataatctttataaaataattgaagtagaagttttaaaactcatacttgaaacgaataataaataacaaaagatatacttatacaaaagtacgatccttatttaaataatcgaaaataagtttggttattatacaaaaccatcgaatataccttattcaattaataggtATAAATaactatatatttatatatatataaatatacatatatattatactcgggaacatcgactcccagtttagaaaaatgttcacatttgagtcccatatactaagggtatacgcaactactgcttatctctagcataggtatcatgcagtttataagcatttgaattgataatagaatatcaagatttcataacatgcatatataccatatcaacatacttcaatatatcgcaagatttgctaataacagtcatgcacttacctcaagataatgcatcaatatatttacatcacaacaacagtataacgggtagaaaacttgtctgagtgttcccggatagacttaagcttagagtgggtcaggtaacctatgaacaacaacataatccggaattagaccacagtcgcttaagaaactagtcaaaactcactcataccctgACAATCGCTTACGGGCGCTTATACTCTTATCAATTTGCTTTAATTGCTCccgtacccttggctccaccaattttaaaaaattaactgTTAAGAATTTTAAGGGGACCCTTTCGAGAGAACTTTATAATTGCCTTATTCACTTGACATAATTCTCtcgtgtttcgattaatcatttaagggtctcaattatggtctcaaagttactcgaggttttgGGGTTCGCTCACGAAataccgttacttaaaatggtcgtttctcatcgctcgtaattcggatttaggcgaatgacatatcaaaacgaagctcgtagcatgaaatatctaaacatggcaaatgTCAGAagcttacagtgagttcacgggtcctaaagtttcATACAATACAGTCTAAGGAAAATgagcattacgacgactatgtttacgagattcccaaaataattaccactctaaatcctcatcaattcactcacaaccaccaacacaacaatattAAACCATCATACTataaactcagtccccaactccaagttttaccaatttatccaaccaatcaaagacccaatattcaaaaccagtacaaatccaccaaaactacttataatcaaagatcaaaccttaatactaacaatgcttcaataaaacttaatagaatcataaaatcaaagttagggtttaaagtttataccttccttagatCTTTAAACCACTTACAAGAGATTTTAATCCTTAATAGAGCCTTGATCTATGTTTATCATTTTCAAACTTGCAAAGGAGTTCAAGAAATGAGTTAGAACTTTTAGAGTTACAAttagtccgatttaaagaactgtaaatatgagggtcttaccataattatttggacgagacttgtgaacaagagttgtaggccatctcaatacctttccaacgagctatagaacacaacatttgagtgagtattgaaggagatatgacagtttgaagttgctggtattattttggccgagagcaaaatGAAGAAATGGAGAAAATGGAAAAGCTTCTTTGATTGTGTCTTGATGATATGTGGTGTTTAAGGCTTGGTTacttagaatttaccatggtaaataatgcttggctaataatc is a window of Apium graveolens cultivar Ventura chromosome 11, ASM990537v1, whole genome shotgun sequence DNA encoding:
- the LOC141696261 gene encoding zinc finger BED domain-containing protein RICESLEEPER 2-like, which translates into the protein MDPYRNKSSIQIIPENAEFEPLRSLGEESLGDESEGGGDEYNQPQQPEQEEVSRKRKSAVVDSEESNQEKPYQKQQRKKKSRCWAHLDIVIENNQEFAICKFYKKKMIKGSTGCTTTFNRHVESYMFNLVMKTATPFWQKISRQMVKKDCISTFEIERNKLRETLKSARKINITTDMWTSSHQKLGYMVVTGHWIDSDWKLNMRVLNFCNVPPPHSGLVISEAVFKCLNDWGIIDKIGTLTVDNAAANDVALRYLKQTFSVRKKLPIDGRMFHARCCAHILNLCVQDGLVPTKEIVDKIRDGVKYVAASESRRIKFAEISMSLGLKCKKLILDVSTRWNSTFSMLSCAIEFKNAFLIYSTSDLGFKEYVPMTEDWERVEHVCSFLEVFADVTKVILGTDYSTSNLFLSEIRRVKQVIDQKAVHPNVHIQTMARTMELKFEKYWGETNLIMSIGVVMDPRFKMKLPTFCFPTLYPIATDSERSLIYLTNALNELYLEYCKEAKDASKERNESSVSSSDASFFSAPREIPQGINDFESFIRQTGGIIEPTKSELEEYLSEKILPQSSKFDVLAWWKGNSTKFPVLSKMAYDVLSIPISTVASESTFSAGSRVIEPHRSCLKPETVEVLLCGADWVRELYELKKAKKEEDKDMVIHLD